TTTTACCAGCTAGCTAAATTGATTACTGAAATTATATCTACATTAAAATACCATAACCCACAGACTTGACTATAGTAACAGTAAAATAGACTGGGCTTTGGTCTATCTGCACATCTAAAATCATACTATGTGGATGGGATATTTCTGCTGAGATGAAGGAATTATCTTTAATGCTCAACTAGATGATCAGGACAGTCTGGGTTACTATTTGCCAGAAGAGGTGAAGTATTGCAATGAGCTATACAACTACTTTTGATTCTAATTCTCAAGAGGAAAGTTAAAACCATCAGCCATAAGGTCACTGAAGAGGACCAACAGTGATAGGGGGATTGTCTGAAAAGTACTGACATGCAGGGATATAACATAAGGATTTTGGGCACTGGCCAGCAGACCAAGATTTCTACATTCAGGTCCTAAATCTGTGGCATGCGATGTTTATAAAGAAACATTTTCAATAAAGAGGTCACAACATTCATTATGCTATTATatgctagtttttttttttacttgtaagGAGGGTAATGTGCATTGTACATGTAACTACAGTCTGTGGTTATCTATACTGAAaaaaatctaaacgcaacatgtaaagtgttggtcccatgtttcatgagctgaaattaaatatCCTTGAAAGGTTATTtccctcaaatgttgtgcacaaatttgtttacacctTGTGTTGgagaaaataaaaggccactaaaatgtgcagtttgtcacacaatgccacagatgtctcaagttgagagagcgtgcaattggcatgttgaatacaggaatgtccaccagagctgttgccagagaattcaatgttaatttctctaccataagccgactCCAACGTctatttagagaatttggcagtacatccaaccagcctcacaatcgCAGAACATGTGAAATCACACCAGCCAAGGacatccacatccagcttcttcacctgtgggatcatctgagacccgccacctggacagctgatgaactTGAGTATTTCTatttgtaataaagcccttttgtggggaaaaactcattctgattcaCTGGGCCTGgtgatgccaagagtgtgcaaagctgtcatcaaggcaaagtgtggctactttgaataatctcaaattattttgatttgtttaaaacctttttggttactacatgattccatgtgttatttcatagttttgatgtcttcgctattattctacaatgtagaaaataagaaaaattaaaaacccttgaatgagtaggtgtgtccacacttttgacttgTATATTCACCTGTATTTACTCCACAAAAATGAAACACTAATTTGCTACTAATGTAGCTTTCATAAAGAACTACAATTCACTATGGGAAAAATTTATGGTTGAAAggcgattggaaccatttccctgtttgaccactagaTTTGATGGGTATTATGatacctccactgtggggctctattgcAACTTTAATTAGAAGGTACTAACAGACAAGGCAAAGGCATGAATAAAACGGCGTCTTGGGACCCACATTGAAACCGAGGGCAAAACTCTGCTTTGTCCAGGTAATGGGCTGGATCCAATAACTGGTTTTCCATGAAATGCTCCAAAACAGCAGGTGGCGCTAATGTAATGCAGTATTTTTTTCTGCCGACCAGCTTTTGTGAAAGGAGAACActatcaatttttttttttttaaatatagaaaTTGTTGTTCAAATGGCGCTAAGCAGATTCTTATAGAAAGGTTTCAACCAATATTTATTTGATAAAACGAACAACTACACTTTCATAACCATTTCCAATATGTCGAAACTACAGTTGTTGAATGTGTTCGTTACCGAGCGTTTGTCGACAGCTGCTGTGGAGATATTCGGGGTCGTAGAGAAGACTATAGCGGAGTATCAGGAAGAAATCTGCCGTTCAGCAAAGGAGAACGAGCGTCTACGGAGGCTGTTGGACATGGCTACCAAACCAGAGAGAACATCGCACATAGCAGGTTTGTAGTGAAATACAGTTGTTGTACGAGATTTGACTTGTAGACCAATAGATTAGATTAATGTGGCACATTGTGATATGCCAAAGGGGAGGTGAAGGGTGTAGCTTCATCCCAATATGGCGACTGGATTAAGGGCGAGTATAATGAAGTGGGTACGTCAAAAGCGCTCTGCTATGGGTTAGACGGTTTTTATTGGTGCTTTTTATTTTTCTCTGGGTTCTTACCATGCTGCTCAACTACTTTCCATGGAGCTACTGTACCGCAAGAGTTTGGATGTCTGTTTTCAAGCTAGAGGACGAGTCTGAgcattggtggaaaaagtactaaagtgtcatacatgagtaaaagtaaatataccatcatagaaaatgactcagatAAAAGTGAAAATCCTAGTAAAATaaagtactacttgagtaaaagtatttggttttaaatatagtaAACACTAGCACCGCTGGGCCTCGAGGGACCCCCTTTATGCAAATGAGTCATTCTGACTGCAAaattctaacagtgtaattaatacatttcatATGCTATCACTGAAATAATAATTTGATTGTGTTCATGATGGTCTTTGGTAACATTGGAAAATATTTGTTCCCTGATTCCAAGTAACAAaatagcattttcattagttgatgtaggctatatgtaaaaaCACAAATTTCacttttaaatcaattttatttGTGGGGAGCCTTTGTTACACATATGAAACAGAAACTATATAATATGCGTTGGAACATGGTAACAGCTTCTTTTTATAAGTACTTTTGTTTTTACAAAATACTAGGGCTGAGTGATATGGTcaaaatatcatatcacagtATTTTTCTAAATGTTAACAGTATTTGATGGTACTTTATGTTTTTGAATATAAAAGTTAgacatttgctttatgagtagttcttgaccctagggtggcaacacacgTTATTTCAATGGGTCTAACTCATTCTAATTGTTTTCTACTGTTCAATTAAACTTCAACTCAAAAtaatttcctgcactcatttgagattATTTCCACACTGTCacgtagggctgcacgatatgggcaaaaaaaagtgaggtagcctagtggttcaagcattggactagtaacaaaggttgcaagatcgagagctgacaaggtaaaaaaaaatctgtcgttctgtccctgaacaaggcagttaacccactgttcctaggccgtcattgaaaataagaatttgttcttaactgacttgcctagtttaataaaggtaaaataaatttaaaaattaACTTGCGATTTAGATCAACACTTGTGTGAACTATTGGAATCATGGAAAAATGATTATTCTAATTATATAGCTAGAAGATAATAGTGgacactttgaatacagtgttgtttgacaggACACAAACAAAAATACCAGTGAGGAGTTAGTgtcagggtaggaaccaaagtgatgGTCAGTGTTTCTTTGGGTACCCTATAATCTctctcttagctacttcatgtagctaacatatttaAGCTTtgcctattcctctttgatttagaagatactgttgcacaaacaacatgctgtttTAGGCCTACACCATTACTGGTATCAGGTTGTATAGCTAGCTAAGTTTGCTTCGACTCAGTAcatttactagctagctagccagataACTAGCGATTAGCAGCTAACACAACTTAGccacaacttgctaagaaaagacaaactagcagTTTGTAGATGTTGTagattaagaagcaaagtggaaaCAGCATCGTAGTTATCAACATTGTTCCACGTGCTGCATTGAACATGCAGACTGAATGCAAGTGTCCCGTGGTCGAGCAACAACAAATgcactccttgagtgacagggggtggggtagggctaggtctgtgtggaaagcggcaTGAGAGAGCAGTGACTGAAGTAGGGGAGTAAACTATAAAAGTGGACATTACATACagtgtatcacatttaacaaaccaaacattcaaatacccttatagaaggtaaagtaaaaacccaaaccggtccgtgcatcaataccaGTATATAGTaatatacggtataccgcccagccctacgACTGTCCAGTAAACAACTAACCAAAATCTAAAACTGATCcttatcttaaccctaacctaacctaattTTAACTCATTCTGAAattaaatatacactgctcaaaaaaataaagggaacactaaaataacacatcctagatctgaatgaatgaaatattcttattaaatacttttttctttacatagttgaatgtgctgacaacaaagtcacgcaaaaattatcaatggaaatcaaatttcatggaggtctggatttggagtcacactcaaaatgaaagtggaaaaccacactacaggctgatccaactttgatgtaatgtccttaaaacaagtcaaaattaggctcagtagtgtgtgtggcctccacgtgcctgtatgacctccctacaacgcctgggcatgctcctgatgaggtggcagatggtctcctgagggatctcctcccagacctggactaaagcatccgccaactcctggacagtctgtggtgcaacgtggcgttggtggatggagcgagacatgatgtcccagatgtgctcaattggattcaggtctggggaacgggcgggccagtccatagcatcaatgccttcctcttgcaggaactgctgacacactccagccacatgaggtctagcattgtcttgcattaggaggaacccagggccaaccgcaccagcatatggtctcacaaggggtctgaggatctcatctcggtacctaatggcagtcaggctacctctggcgagcacatggagggctgtgtgattgacttggagttacattgtgttgtttaagtgttccctttttgagcagtgtatttttgtAGGTCAGGAGTGTCAGTATAGCCTTCCCTGtgctgtagtgtagactagtcaaCAAAATAGTTTTATTTTTGAGTGCAGAGAGGTCTTCCAAACAAAATTACAGGTATTGTATTAAGAAGTCAATATTGATTGACTATATTTTTTCCCCTCCAGACATCCAGCTACTGACTCCTGTCGTTCCCCCTGAGCAGCAGGAGTGGAGCCCCAGTCTAGAGCAGGAGGACCCAGAACCCACACATATTAAAGAGGAACAACAGGAGCACAGACTCAGTCAGGAGGACCCACCTCAGCCCTCACATCATTACCAAAACCAAACTgtggatgatggagagatgagcaCTCTACCTATCATCATAACTGAAGAGATCAAAACAGAACCTGATGGAGAGGACTACAGAGTACCACAACCAACCAGTGATCAGCCCCTTTCAGTTCATCCAGACTACTCTGCTGCAGTGGAGAAGCCATATCAGTGTAAACAATGTGGCAACAGCTTCACACGTAAGGGACACTTGACCATTCATtcaaggacacacacaggagagaacccCTATCAGTGCAaacaatgtggcaaaaggtttaACCAGAAGAGCAACTTGACCATCCATACAAgggtacacacaggagagaatccCTATCAGTGCAAACAATGTGGCAAAATGTTTAACCAGAAGGGACACTTGACCGTTCATTCAAGGATACATACAGGGGAGAGACCATATCAGTGTAAAGACTGTGACAAAGCCTTCAACCAGAAGATAGAATTGACATTGCATATGAGAGCTCATACAGGAGAGAGACCATATATCTGTCCTGTGTGCAAGAAAGGTTACATCGCATTAAGCTATTTAAGACTTCATCAGCGtgttcacacaggggagaaaccttaccaGTGCAAATAATGTGGCAAATGCTTTGGTTATAAAGGAAGCTTGAAGTCTCA
This is a stretch of genomic DNA from Oncorhynchus mykiss isolate Arlee chromosome 7, USDA_OmykA_1.1, whole genome shotgun sequence. It encodes these proteins:
- the LOC110527318 gene encoding zinc finger protein 239 — encoded protein: MSKLQLLNVFVTERLSTAAVEIFGVVEKTIAEYQEEICRSAKENERLRRLLDMATKPERTSHIADIQLLTPVVPPEQQEWSPSLEQEDPEPTHIKEEQQEHRLSQEDPPQPSHHYQNQTVDDGEMSTLPIIITEEIKTEPDGEDYRVPQPTSDQPLSVHPDYSAAVEKPYQCKQCGNSFTRKGHLTIHSRTHTGENPYQCKQCGKRFNQKSNLTIHTRVHTGENPYQCKQCGKMFNQKGHLTVHSRIHTGERPYQCKDCDKAFNQKIELTLHMRAHTGERPYICPVCKKGYIALSYLRLHQRVHTGEKPYQCK